TTGCCACTCTCAGAGTCGAAGTTGCAAGCAAGCTTGGCTCCATCGATCTGCATGATGATATTTTCACTATCTACCCCGATGCCTTCCGCGTCATCAGTGATGACGGCCGAGATGGTTGGTGCGGGGTTGTCTGTGAAGGAGCCGTTTGATGGCGTAAGATCGGTTATGGTGGGTGCGGTTGAGTCCATCAGTTTGTCGATGTCTAAAAATCCTTCAGAGAGGTTTTTATGAAAATAGGCGGATTGTCTGTCAAGTTCAGAAGAGGGGTTTTTAATGTGCTCCTCAATGACTTCTTTTAAGATATCTCTAAATTGTTCATCACTTGTAATTTCGACGGTTACTACATACATTTCTTCGCCATCTTCAGTCAAGGTGGACTCGTCTTGAACGACCAAGACGCCTGCCGCCTCGGCTCTCTCACTTACTTCCTGCCAAAAAGCATATTCTTCAGCCTCAGCTTGACCGGGAACCTCATCAAACTCGCCAGCCTCCAAGGCCCAAGCCCGCTCAAGTTTGAAGAGATCTAGCTTTTGTAGAAACTGTGAAATCATAAAGGATGGCCTGTTAAGGATGGCCAAAGAGGCAAGCGGAGACGATCCGGGCAACCTAAAAGGACGCACACGACTTGATATATCGTTATAGGGTATCCCACCTCTAGGAATAGGGCTAGAAGACCAGTTAATAACCTTTTCAACTGAAAGATCGATATTATTTTTGGCCCCCCTAGCAACCATGTCCCTTTCGAATTTTTCAAAATCAGTAATTACAGTGCCATAACTAAGATAGGTAGCAGCCACTGTTGCTCCCCAAGCCTTACACCTTGCCTTTATTTCCAGTTCCTTCATGACTGAATTGATGGCCTCTTTTTTTAGCTCATAATCAGATTTTTGAGCTATCCCATCATCCTCAAGATCAACTTCATGCAATCTTATCATCTCGTAGTTCACCAGGGCTTTTCTAATCTGTTTGGGAAAGAATCTAGATGAAGATAAATCACCGTTATAAGGCATGCCTTCTGTAATGTACGTATAAAAATCGTACAAGGTCTCTCCCTTAACATGGCGCCAAGATTCCCCAGAGAAAAGGCCCATCGGTATCGGAAAAAGCTTTTTATTATGAGCCACCCAGTCGGCTGCGATGTGTCCGCCCCAACCGAGCCCAGAGGCATAATATTCCGAAGAGAGATTTGCAAATCCCCTTGTCTTGAGCATGA
Above is a genomic segment from Actinomycetota bacterium containing:
- a CDS encoding Ig-like domain-containing protein, with translation MPYNGDLSSSRFFPKQIRKALVNYEMIRLHEVDLEDDGIAQKSDYELKKEAINSVMKELEIKARCKAWGATVAATYLSYGTVITDFEKFERDMVARGAKNNIDLSVEKVINWSSSPIPRGGIPYNDISSRVRPFRLPGSSPLASLAILNRPSFMISQFLQKLDLFKLERAWALEAGEFDEVPGQAEAEEYAFWQEVSERAEAAGVLVVQDESTLTEDGEEMYVVTVEITSDEQFRDILKEVIEEHIKNPSSELDRQSAYFHKNLSEGFLDIDKLMDSTAPTITDLTPSNGSFTDNPAPTISAVITDDAEGIGVDSENIIMQIDGAKLACNFDSESGKVSATPPSPLTDGEHEVNLTAYDKAGNQAQGDWSFTVDTTPANGVFTVLSKLVDPEERKKASVRAEADEPVTYLAEVFKVSGDDDDEDEDRIKTPIKIYSYASNALTQSFTFAWDGRSSKGRMAGEGNYVLRITLFDRAKNETEFEFKVKVDD